A single region of the Vanacampus margaritifer isolate UIUO_Vmar chromosome 13, RoL_Vmar_1.0, whole genome shotgun sequence genome encodes:
- the rpl5b gene encoding 60S ribosomal protein L5b: MGFVKVVKNKAYFKRYQVKFRRRREGKTDYFARKRLVVQDKNKYNTPKYRMIVRFTNRDIICQIAYAKIEGDMIVCAAYSHELPKYGITVGLTNYAAAYCTGLLLARRLLNKFGLDKVYEGQLDIDGKEFNVESVDGQPGAFTCYLDAGLARTTTGNKVFGALKGAVDGGLSIPHSTKRFPGYDTESKEFNAEIHRKHILGINVSEYMSMLMEGDEEAYKKQFSRFIKNGVAPDSIEEMYKKAHATIRENPIHEKKPPREVKKKRWNRAKLSLAQRKDRVKQKKASFLRAQDKEKEEAE, translated from the exons ATG GGTTTCGTTAAAGTGGTAAAGAATAAGGCCTACTTCAAGAGGTATCAGGTCAAGTTCCGTAGGAGGAGAG AGGGAAAAACTGATTACTTTGCCCGTAAGCGCCTTGTCGTGCAAGATAAGAACAAGTACAACACACCCAAGTATCGCATGATCGTCCGCTTCACCAACCGGGACATCATCTGCCAG ATTGCCTACGCCAAGATCGAAGGGGACATGATTGTGTGTGCGGCGTACTCCCACGAGCTGCCCAAGTACGGCATCACTGTGGGTTTGACGAATTACGCGGCGGCCTACTGCACCGGTCTGCTGCTGGCCCGCAGG CTCCTGAACAAATTTGGCCTGGACAAGGTGTACGAGGGCCAGTTGGACATAGATGGCAAGGAATTCAACGTGGAGAGCGTCGACGGGCAGCCGGGCGCTTTCACCTGCTACCTGGATGCCGGCCTGGCTCGCACCACCACCGGCAATAAGGTGTTCGGGGCCCTGAAGGGCGCCGTGGACGGAGGCCTCAGCATCCCCCACAG CACCAAGCGCTTCCCGGGCTACGACACAGAAAGCAAAGAGTTCAACGCCGAGATCCACCGCAAGCACATCCTGGGCATCAACGTGTCCGAGTACATGAGCATGCTGATGGAGGGCGATGAGGAGGCCTACAAAAAGCAGTTCTCGCGCTTCATCAAGAACGGCGTGGCCCCCGATTCG ATTGAGGAGATGTACAAAAAAGCTCACGCCACCATTCGTGAGAACCCGATCCATGAAAAGAAGCCTCCCAGAGAGGTCAAGAAGAAGAG GTGGAACCGTGCCAAGCTGTCTCTGGCCCAGAGGAAAGACCGCGTCAAGCAGAAGAAGGCCAGCTTCCTTCGGGCTCAGGACAAGGAGAAGGAGGAAGCAGAGTGA